From one Microbacterium sp. 10M-3C3 genomic stretch:
- a CDS encoding FAD-binding dehydrogenase, whose protein sequence is MSRTTIETDVLVIGWGLAGLVAAREALAAGRRVTIVDQEPRANLGGQAWWSFGGLFFVDSPEQRRLGITDSLDLARQDWFGTAGFDRDEDAWPRRWAEAYLDFAAGEKRAWLRELGVSFFPIVGWAERGGYTATGPGNSVPRFHITWGTGPGIVAPFAGAVAEAEREGRVRILERHRVERLDTADGAVVGASGAVLAPSGAPRGAASSRERVDDFEIRAAATIVSSGGIGGDHDLVRANWPAALGTPPDDMVAGVPAYVDGSMLAPSAAAGARVINMDRMWHYVEGIRNWDPVWAHHGIRILPGPSSVWLDATGARLPAPLFPGFDTLGTLRHLRATGHDHSWFVLSSRIVEKEFTLSGSEQNPDLTGKDVGLLVRSRLGKGAAGPVQAFLDHGEDFVVRDDLDALLAGMRALPGGEVLDIERARTELVARDREIPNDFTKDAQIAMLRSARAFRGDRLIRTAAPHRILEPAAGPLIAVRLHVLTRKSLGGIETDLSGRALGADGSPVAGLYAAGEASGFGGGGVHGYRALEGTFLGGCLFSGRAAGRSAASAV, encoded by the coding sequence ATGAGCCGGACCACGATCGAGACCGACGTGCTCGTGATCGGGTGGGGCCTGGCCGGCCTCGTCGCCGCCCGCGAGGCACTCGCTGCGGGCCGGCGCGTGACGATCGTCGATCAGGAGCCGCGTGCGAACCTCGGGGGGCAGGCGTGGTGGTCGTTCGGCGGTCTGTTCTTCGTCGACTCGCCCGAGCAGCGGCGTCTCGGCATCACCGACTCCCTCGACCTCGCCCGGCAGGACTGGTTCGGCACCGCGGGATTCGACCGCGACGAGGACGCCTGGCCGCGGCGGTGGGCGGAGGCCTACCTCGACTTCGCCGCCGGCGAGAAGCGGGCCTGGCTGCGCGAGCTCGGCGTCAGCTTCTTCCCGATCGTGGGCTGGGCCGAGCGCGGCGGGTACACGGCCACGGGCCCCGGCAACTCCGTGCCGCGCTTCCACATCACGTGGGGCACCGGCCCCGGCATCGTCGCGCCGTTCGCGGGCGCCGTCGCCGAGGCCGAGCGTGAAGGCCGCGTGCGCATCCTCGAGCGCCATCGCGTGGAGCGGCTCGACACGGCCGACGGCGCGGTCGTCGGAGCCTCCGGCGCCGTCCTCGCGCCCAGCGGAGCGCCGCGCGGCGCCGCATCGTCCCGCGAGAGGGTGGACGACTTCGAGATCCGGGCCGCCGCGACCATCGTGTCCTCCGGCGGCATCGGCGGCGATCACGACCTCGTCCGCGCGAACTGGCCCGCCGCGCTCGGCACACCGCCCGACGACATGGTCGCCGGCGTCCCCGCGTACGTCGACGGCTCGATGCTGGCCCCGTCGGCCGCGGCGGGCGCACGCGTGATCAACATGGACCGCATGTGGCACTACGTCGAGGGCATCCGCAATTGGGACCCCGTGTGGGCCCACCACGGCATCCGGATCCTCCCCGGGCCGTCGTCGGTCTGGCTCGACGCAACCGGCGCGCGCCTGCCCGCTCCCCTGTTCCCCGGGTTCGACACGCTCGGCACGCTCCGCCACCTGCGCGCGACCGGACACGACCACTCGTGGTTCGTGCTGTCCTCGCGCATCGTCGAGAAGGAGTTCACGCTCTCCGGCAGTGAGCAGAACCCCGACCTCACCGGCAAGGACGTCGGACTCCTCGTCAGATCGCGCCTCGGGAAGGGCGCGGCCGGACCCGTGCAGGCCTTCCTCGACCACGGCGAGGACTTCGTCGTGCGCGACGACCTCGACGCGCTCCTGGCCGGGATGCGCGCGCTTCCCGGCGGCGAGGTGCTGGATATCGAGCGCGCACGCACCGAGCTCGTGGCCCGCGACCGGGAGATCCCCAACGACTTCACGAAGGACGCGCAGATCGCGATGCTGCGCTCGGCCCGCGCGTTCCGCGGCGACCGGCTGATCCGCACCGCGGCGCCGCACCGCATCCTCGAGCCCGCCGCGGGGCCTCTCATCGCCGTCCGACTGCATGTCCTGACCCGCAAGTCGCTCGGCGGTATCGAGACCGATCTGTCCGGCCGGGCGCTGGGCGCCGACGGGTCACCGGTAGCGGGGCTCTACGCCGCCGGCGAGGCCAGCGGCTTCGGCGGCGGCGGCGTGCACGGATACCGGGCGCTCGAGGGGACGTTCCTCGGCGGATGTCTGTTCTCCGGCCGCGCCGCGGGACGATCCGCCGCCTCCGCGGTCTGA
- a CDS encoding thioesterase family protein, with product MTDGFRIHVPIHLRWGDLDALGHVNNTSMLKLLEEARLRAFWKGDGADPAPPTAVFDMDVLENGGARATLIARQEIEYYRPVPYTQRPLDVQLWIGRMGGSSADVCFEVYSPAGDPSPILYARATAVVVIVDTATGRPMRWSAEERAAWEPFLGDPIEYRRRAQA from the coding sequence GTGACTGACGGCTTCCGCATCCACGTCCCCATCCACCTGCGCTGGGGCGACCTGGACGCGCTCGGGCACGTGAACAACACGTCGATGCTGAAGCTCCTCGAAGAGGCGCGACTGCGCGCGTTCTGGAAAGGCGACGGAGCAGATCCTGCACCCCCGACGGCCGTGTTCGACATGGACGTCCTGGAGAACGGTGGGGCGCGGGCGACGCTCATCGCGCGGCAGGAGATCGAGTACTACCGCCCCGTGCCGTACACGCAGCGCCCGCTCGACGTGCAGCTGTGGATCGGCCGCATGGGCGGCTCGAGCGCAGATGTGTGCTTCGAGGTCTACAGCCCGGCAGGCGATCCGTCGCCGATCCTGTACGCTCGTGCGACGGCGGTCGTCGTGATCGTCGACACCGCGACCGGTCGCCCGATGCGCTGGAGCGCGGAGGAGCGCGCGGCGTGGGAGCCGTTCCTGGGCGACCCGATCGAGTACCGCCGCCGGGCGCAGGCCTGA
- the ettA gene encoding energy-dependent translational throttle protein EttA, giving the protein MAEYIYSMVRARKAVGDKLILDDVTMAFLPGAKIGMVGPNGAGKSTILKIMAGLDTPSNGEAKLSPGFSVGILMQEPELDESKTVLENIQDGIAIKAKLDRFNEISALMADPDADFDALLAEMGTLQEEIDAADAWDLDSQLEQAMDALRTPPGDAAIAPLSGGEKRRVALTKLLLQKPDLLLLDEPTNHLDAESVLWLEQHLQKYPGAVIAITHDRYFLDNVAEWIAEVDRGRLIGYEGNYSTYLEKKAERLDVQGKKDAKLAKRLKEELEWVRSNAKGRQAKSKARLARYEEMAAEADRTRKLDFEEIQIPPGPRLGSIVIEAKNLQKRFGDRSLIDGLSFSLPPNGIVGVIGPNGVGKTTLFKTIVGLEPLDGGDLKVGETVKISYVDQSRANIDPSKTLWEVVSDGLDIITVGKTEIPSRAYVSKFGFKGPDQQKKAGVLSGGERNRLNLALTLKEGGNLLLLDEPTNDLDVETLQSLENALLEFPGCAVVITHDRWFLDRIATHILAYEGTEEHPDRWHWFEGNFEAYEANKIERLGPDAANPHRSTYRKLTRD; this is encoded by the coding sequence ATGGCTGAATACATCTATTCGATGGTGCGCGCCCGCAAGGCCGTGGGCGACAAGCTGATCCTCGACGACGTCACGATGGCGTTCCTCCCCGGCGCGAAGATCGGCATGGTCGGTCCGAACGGCGCGGGAAAGTCCACGATCCTGAAGATCATGGCGGGCCTGGACACGCCTTCCAACGGCGAGGCGAAGCTCAGCCCGGGGTTCTCGGTCGGGATCCTCATGCAGGAGCCCGAGCTCGACGAGTCCAAGACGGTGCTCGAGAACATCCAGGACGGCATCGCGATCAAGGCGAAGCTCGACCGGTTCAACGAGATCTCGGCTCTCATGGCCGACCCCGACGCCGACTTCGACGCGCTTCTGGCCGAGATGGGCACCCTTCAGGAGGAGATCGACGCCGCCGACGCGTGGGACCTCGACTCCCAGCTGGAGCAGGCGATGGATGCGCTCCGCACGCCCCCGGGTGACGCCGCGATCGCTCCGCTCTCGGGCGGTGAGAAGCGCCGGGTGGCGCTGACGAAGCTCCTCCTGCAGAAGCCTGACCTCCTGCTCCTCGACGAGCCCACGAACCACCTCGACGCCGAGAGCGTGCTGTGGCTGGAGCAGCACCTGCAGAAGTACCCCGGCGCCGTCATCGCCATCACGCACGACCGGTACTTCCTCGACAACGTCGCGGAGTGGATCGCCGAGGTCGACCGCGGCCGGCTCATCGGCTACGAGGGCAACTACTCGACGTACCTGGAGAAGAAGGCCGAGCGCCTCGACGTCCAGGGCAAGAAGGACGCCAAGCTCGCCAAGCGCCTCAAGGAAGAGCTGGAGTGGGTCCGCTCCAACGCCAAGGGCCGTCAGGCGAAGTCGAAGGCCCGTCTCGCCCGCTACGAGGAGATGGCGGCCGAGGCCGATCGCACGCGCAAGCTCGACTTCGAGGAGATCCAGATCCCGCCGGGGCCGCGCCTGGGCAGCATCGTGATCGAGGCGAAGAACCTGCAGAAGCGCTTCGGCGACCGCTCGCTCATCGACGGGCTGAGCTTCAGCCTCCCGCCGAACGGCATCGTGGGCGTCATCGGCCCCAACGGCGTCGGGAAGACGACGCTGTTCAAGACGATCGTCGGTCTCGAGCCCCTCGACGGCGGCGACCTCAAGGTCGGCGAGACGGTCAAGATCAGCTACGTTGACCAGAGCCGCGCCAACATCGACCCGAGCAAGACGCTGTGGGAGGTCGTCTCGGACGGACTCGACATCATCACGGTGGGCAAGACGGAGATCCCCTCGCGCGCCTACGTGTCGAAGTTCGGCTTCAAGGGGCCCGACCAGCAGAAGAAGGCCGGCGTGCTCTCCGGCGGTGAGCGCAACCGCCTGAACCTGGCGCTGACCCTCAAGGAGGGCGGCAACCTGCTCCTCCTCGACGAGCCGACGAACGACCTGGACGTCGAGACGCTGCAGTCGCTCGAGAACGCGCTGCTGGAGTTCCCCGGCTGCGCCGTGGTGATCACGCACGACCGGTGGTTCCTCGACCGCATCGCGACGCACATCCTCGCGTACGAGGGCACCGAGGAGCACCCCGACCGCTGGCACTGGTTCGAGGGCAACTTCGAGGCGTACGAGGCGAACAAGATCGAGCGCCTGGGCCCGGATGCGGCGAACCCGCACCGCTCGACGTACCGCAAGCTCACGCGTGACTGA
- a CDS encoding ferrochelatase, translated as MGDVTIDAPRENAPSAEPVPFASPAARPGRPWVEEPVAYDAVLLAGFGGPEGQDDVIPFLRNVTRGRGIPDERLEEVAHHYRHFGGVSPINEQNRALKAALEKEIARRGLDLPVYWGNRNWAPYLEDAVQEAAAAGDTTLLAVATSAYSSFSSCRQYREDFARVLTATDLAGTVTIDKVRQFFDHPGFVETFVEGVRGAIAQLVSDGYAPADIRVLFSTHSIPTADAERSGPRDRDFGPGGAYEAQHLAVAEVVMAEAAPEVSWSLVYQSRSGPPSQPWLEPDVNDEIRSLAEAGVRAVAIVPLGFVSDHMEVLWDLDTEAMETAEEVGIRAVRTPTPGVDPAYVSGLVDLIEERLRGVPAADRPHRTALGPWFDVCRPGCCENVRAGFKPAASGVAP; from the coding sequence ATGGGTGACGTGACGATCGACGCCCCGCGAGAGAACGCCCCCTCCGCCGAACCCGTCCCCTTCGCCAGCCCCGCCGCACGGCCCGGCCGTCCGTGGGTCGAGGAGCCCGTCGCGTACGACGCCGTGCTGCTCGCCGGCTTCGGCGGGCCCGAGGGACAGGACGATGTCATCCCGTTCCTGCGCAACGTGACGCGCGGCCGCGGCATCCCCGACGAGCGCCTCGAAGAGGTCGCCCACCACTACCGCCACTTCGGCGGCGTGAGCCCCATCAACGAGCAGAACCGTGCGCTGAAGGCGGCTCTGGAGAAGGAGATCGCCCGCCGCGGGCTCGACCTGCCGGTCTACTGGGGCAACCGCAACTGGGCGCCCTACCTCGAGGACGCGGTGCAGGAGGCCGCCGCCGCCGGCGACACCACGCTCCTCGCGGTCGCCACGAGCGCCTACAGCTCCTTCTCGAGCTGCCGGCAGTACCGCGAGGACTTCGCCCGGGTCCTCACGGCGACCGACCTCGCGGGCACCGTGACGATCGACAAGGTGCGGCAGTTCTTCGACCACCCCGGCTTCGTCGAGACCTTCGTCGAAGGCGTGCGCGGCGCGATCGCGCAGCTCGTCTCCGACGGCTACGCACCCGCGGACATCCGGGTGCTCTTCTCGACGCACTCGATCCCCACGGCCGACGCCGAACGGTCGGGACCGCGTGACCGCGACTTCGGTCCGGGCGGCGCGTACGAGGCGCAGCATCTCGCGGTCGCGGAGGTCGTGATGGCGGAGGCGGCACCGGAGGTGTCGTGGTCGCTGGTCTATCAGTCCCGTTCCGGCCCGCCGTCGCAGCCGTGGCTCGAGCCCGACGTCAACGACGAGATCCGCTCCCTCGCCGAAGCAGGGGTGCGCGCTGTGGCGATCGTCCCGCTCGGGTTCGTCAGCGACCACATGGAAGTGCTGTGGGATCTCGACACCGAGGCCATGGAGACCGCGGAGGAGGTCGGCATCCGGGCCGTCCGCACGCCGACTCCCGGCGTCGACCCGGCCTACGTGTCGGGCCTGGTCGACCTCATCGAGGAGCGGCTGCGCGGAGTGCCCGCCGCGGACCGCCCGCACCGCACGGCGCTCGGTCCGTGGTTCGACGTGTGCCGGCCGGGATGCTGCGAGAACGTGCGCGCCGGCTTCAAGCCCGCGGCCTCCGGGGTCGCTCCCTAG
- a CDS encoding mechanosensitive ion channel domain-containing protein, with protein MKILGALAIAVGAIVLAWVLRFVIRRVVQRIVNGAKRQANVDDTQALERSPLAAVRLVQRTRTLGSILQNIVNVAIVIVAIVLIVGVLAPDVLGSLTLLTAAIGAGLGFGAQNIVKDVLNGLFIVAEDQIGIGDVVDLGLATGVVEYVSVRVTHVRDVNGTLWYVRNGEVLRIGNMSQGWSRVIIDLAVPVDADIAEVEKAMLDAAQSLAKDPKWRTRVIEQPEVWGLESVTGDALVIRLVMKTRANAKDDVARELRMRLKNAIDGLGLKLPQLNSITLSGLEGAARVRGANPPKTKPTPVAAPERPVWKPRRKRDAPAEDAVSTAAAADGPRTPPAARAPKPKAAKPKNPPAPPTDDAEVGA; from the coding sequence ATGAAGATCCTCGGCGCGCTCGCGATCGCGGTCGGTGCGATCGTGCTCGCCTGGGTCCTCCGCTTCGTCATCCGCCGCGTCGTGCAGCGCATCGTCAACGGCGCGAAGCGCCAGGCCAACGTCGACGACACCCAGGCCCTCGAGCGCTCGCCGCTCGCGGCGGTGCGCCTCGTCCAGCGCACGCGCACGCTCGGCTCGATCCTGCAGAACATCGTCAACGTCGCGATCGTCATCGTCGCGATCGTGCTGATCGTCGGCGTGCTCGCGCCCGACGTGCTCGGGTCGCTGACGCTGCTGACGGCGGCGATCGGCGCCGGCCTCGGCTTCGGCGCGCAGAACATCGTCAAGGACGTCCTCAACGGGCTGTTCATCGTGGCCGAGGACCAGATCGGTATCGGCGACGTCGTCGACCTCGGGCTCGCGACGGGCGTGGTCGAGTACGTGAGCGTCCGCGTCACCCACGTCCGGGATGTCAACGGCACGCTGTGGTACGTGCGCAACGGCGAAGTGCTGCGCATCGGCAACATGTCGCAGGGGTGGTCGCGCGTCATCATCGACCTCGCCGTCCCGGTCGACGCCGACATCGCCGAGGTCGAGAAGGCGATGCTCGATGCGGCGCAGTCGCTCGCGAAAGACCCGAAGTGGCGCACGCGCGTGATCGAGCAGCCCGAGGTGTGGGGCCTGGAGTCGGTCACCGGCGACGCGCTGGTCATCCGCCTCGTCATGAAGACCCGCGCGAACGCGAAGGACGACGTCGCGCGCGAGCTGCGGATGCGGCTGAAGAACGCGATCGACGGCCTCGGTCTGAAGCTGCCCCAGCTCAACTCGATCACGCTGTCGGGGCTCGAAGGGGCCGCGCGCGTGCGCGGTGCGAACCCGCCGAAGACGAAGCCCACACCCGTCGCCGCCCCCGAGCGGCCGGTGTGGAAGCCGCGACGCAAGCGCGACGCCCCTGCGGAGGACGCCGTCTCGACGGCCGCAGCTGCGGACGGACCGCGCACGCCGCCGGCCGCGCGGGCCCCGAAGCCCAAGGCCGCGAAGCCGAAGAACCCCCCGGCGCCACCCACCGACGACGCGGAGGTCGGCGCGTGA
- a CDS encoding single-stranded DNA-binding protein, which produces MTEILTITGNVATVPEQRTLPGGATVTSFRLAAAHRRFDKNTGGWIDQYTNWYQVSAFRGLGEHALASLHQGDRVIVVGRMHLRAWENGTRSGTSADIEADAIGHDLLFGTTVFTRTARRDGAAAPREAAESDGSPAAASAPPAGARDADGWAIPATDELVGAAAAADADTPF; this is translated from the coding sequence ATGACCGAGATCCTCACCATCACCGGGAACGTCGCCACCGTCCCCGAGCAGCGCACGCTGCCCGGCGGCGCGACGGTCACCTCGTTCCGCCTCGCCGCCGCACATCGTCGCTTCGACAAGAACACCGGCGGATGGATCGACCAGTACACGAACTGGTATCAGGTCTCCGCCTTCCGGGGTCTCGGCGAGCACGCGCTCGCCTCCCTCCACCAGGGCGATCGCGTCATCGTCGTCGGTCGCATGCATCTGCGCGCGTGGGAGAACGGCACCCGCTCGGGCACGTCGGCCGACATCGAGGCCGACGCGATCGGGCACGACCTGCTCTTCGGCACGACGGTGTTCACCCGGACCGCCCGCCGTGACGGCGCGGCGGCGCCGCGCGAGGCCGCGGAGTCCGACGGCTCTCCCGCCGCCGCATCCGCGCCCCCGGCGGGCGCACGGGACGCGGACGGGTGGGCGATCCCGGCCACCGACGAGCTCGTCGGTGCGGCGGCGGCTGCCGACGCCGACACGCCGTTCTGA
- the pepN gene encoding aminopeptidase N, with amino-acid sequence MPGENLTRIEAQQRRAVIDPTAGGGIHYEVELDLTRGAEVFGSTTRVRFAATEGADSFIDLISGYVHSITLNGRDVPVSAHRDSRIELTGLQAQNELVVVADCAYTNTGEGLHRFVDPVDGEVYLYTQFEVPDSRRMFTVFEQPDLKATFQFTVRAPEEWAVVSNSPTPDPTRRGDGTATWAFEPTPRISSYITALIAGPYASTFSELTSASGRVIPLGVYARKSLWQYLDADYIFDKTREGFAYYEEKFDYPYPFAKYDQLFVPEFNAGAMENAGAVTFTETYVFRSKVTDAVKERRVVTILHELAHMWFGDLVTMKWWNDLWLNESFAEWASTIATAEATEWDAAWTTFNAMEKTWAYRQDQLPSTHPVVAEINDLEDVQVNFDGITYAKGGSVLKQLAAWVGIEQFFAGVAAYFQKHEWSNTEVGDLLAELEATSGRDLGGWARKWLETAGVNTLSPLIEESSDGTISRFAIVQTAPADYPTIRPHRLGVGFYALQGGALERVHYLELDVDGDRTDVPELKGMKRPDLVLLNDNDLAYAKIRLDDRSLRTAIAHLKDISDPLARSLVWGAAWDQTRDAESSASDYVELVLQNIGSETESTTVRTTLAQLQLAANAYVAPDTRDTTRARVADGLWELAQGAEAGSDSQLQFVTNFASAAATPEQWERVRALRDGTTALEGLDIDTDLSWQLLVSLAAGGLVTAKDIEAALAADNTAKGGEFAAQAKAALPGAEAKLAAWDGLVVKDDAPNTIVRAAAAGFVHPATVADLTEFVTPYFDMLLPVWESRTYQIAQYLIVGLYPAPLANAALRDATRAWLAAHTDAAPALRRLVQENLAGVERALAVQERDAE; translated from the coding sequence GTGCCTGGAGAGAACCTCACCCGCATCGAAGCGCAGCAGCGACGCGCCGTCATCGACCCGACCGCGGGCGGCGGCATCCACTACGAGGTGGAACTCGACCTCACGCGCGGCGCCGAGGTCTTCGGCTCCACCACGCGCGTGCGGTTCGCCGCGACGGAGGGCGCGGACTCGTTCATCGACCTGATCTCCGGCTACGTCCATTCGATCACGCTGAACGGCCGCGACGTACCCGTCTCGGCGCACCGCGACTCGCGGATCGAGCTCACCGGCCTGCAGGCGCAGAACGAGCTCGTCGTCGTGGCCGACTGCGCGTACACGAACACGGGCGAGGGCCTGCACCGCTTCGTCGACCCGGTCGACGGCGAGGTCTACCTCTACACCCAGTTCGAGGTGCCCGACTCGCGTCGGATGTTCACGGTGTTCGAACAGCCGGACCTCAAGGCGACGTTCCAGTTCACCGTCAGGGCGCCCGAGGAGTGGGCCGTCGTGTCCAACTCGCCGACGCCCGACCCCACGCGCCGCGGCGACGGCACCGCCACGTGGGCCTTCGAGCCCACTCCCCGCATCTCCTCGTACATCACCGCGCTCATCGCCGGCCCGTACGCGTCGACGTTCTCGGAGCTGACGAGCGCGTCCGGCCGCGTCATCCCGCTCGGCGTGTACGCGCGCAAGAGCCTGTGGCAGTACCTCGACGCCGACTACATCTTCGACAAGACACGCGAGGGCTTCGCGTACTACGAGGAGAAGTTCGACTACCCGTATCCGTTCGCCAAGTACGACCAGCTCTTCGTGCCTGAGTTCAACGCCGGGGCGATGGAGAACGCCGGAGCCGTCACCTTCACCGAGACCTACGTCTTCCGCAGCAAGGTCACGGATGCGGTGAAGGAACGCCGCGTCGTCACGATCCTGCACGAGCTTGCGCACATGTGGTTCGGCGACCTCGTGACCATGAAGTGGTGGAACGACCTGTGGCTGAACGAGTCGTTCGCCGAGTGGGCGTCGACCATCGCGACCGCGGAGGCCACCGAGTGGGACGCCGCGTGGACCACCTTCAACGCGATGGAGAAGACATGGGCGTACCGGCAGGACCAGCTGCCGTCGACGCACCCCGTCGTCGCGGAGATCAACGACCTCGAGGACGTCCAGGTCAACTTCGACGGCATCACCTACGCCAAGGGCGGATCGGTCCTCAAGCAGCTGGCCGCGTGGGTGGGCATCGAGCAGTTCTTCGCCGGCGTGGCCGCGTACTTCCAGAAGCACGAGTGGTCCAACACGGAGGTCGGTGACCTCCTCGCCGAGCTCGAGGCCACGAGCGGACGGGACCTCGGCGGCTGGGCCCGCAAGTGGCTCGAGACCGCGGGCGTCAACACGCTGTCGCCGCTGATCGAGGAGTCCTCCGACGGCACGATCTCGCGGTTCGCCATCGTGCAGACCGCACCGGCCGACTACCCGACCATCCGGCCGCATCGCCTGGGCGTCGGCTTCTACGCGCTGCAGGGCGGCGCCCTCGAGCGCGTGCACTACCTCGAGCTCGACGTCGACGGCGACCGCACCGACGTGCCCGAGCTCAAGGGCATGAAGCGCCCCGACCTCGTCCTGCTCAACGACAACGACCTCGCCTACGCGAAGATCCGGCTCGACGACCGGTCGCTGCGCACCGCGATCGCGCACCTGAAGGACATCTCCGACCCGCTCGCGCGCTCACTCGTGTGGGGTGCGGCGTGGGATCAGACCCGCGACGCGGAGTCCTCGGCGTCGGACTACGTCGAGCTGGTCCTGCAGAACATCGGCTCGGAGACCGAGTCGACCACGGTGCGCACGACCCTCGCGCAGCTGCAGCTCGCGGCCAACGCCTACGTCGCCCCCGACACGCGCGACACGACCCGCGCGCGCGTGGCCGACGGGCTGTGGGAGCTCGCGCAGGGCGCGGAGGCCGGCAGCGACTCGCAGCTGCAGTTCGTGACCAACTTCGCCTCGGCCGCGGCCACGCCGGAGCAATGGGAGCGCGTGCGCGCGCTCCGCGACGGCACGACGGCGCTCGAGGGCCTGGACATCGACACCGACCTGTCGTGGCAGCTCCTGGTCTCCCTCGCCGCCGGCGGCCTCGTCACGGCGAAGGACATCGAGGCCGCCCTCGCCGCGGACAACACCGCCAAGGGCGGCGAGTTCGCCGCCCAGGCGAAGGCGGCGCTCCCGGGTGCCGAGGCCAAGCTCGCCGCGTGGGACGGCCTCGTCGTCAAGGACGACGCGCCGAACACGATCGTGCGGGCGGCGGCGGCCGGCTTCGTCCACCCCGCGACCGTCGCCGACCTCACGGAGTTCGTCACGCCCTACTTCGACATGCTGCTGCCCGTCTGGGAGTCGCGCACGTACCAGATCGCGCAGTACCTCATCGTCGGGCTCTACCCCGCTCCGCTGGCGAACGCGGCGCTCCGCGACGCGACGCGCGCGTGGCTGGCCGCGCACACCGACGCCGCGCCCGCACTGCGCCGCCTGGTGCAGGAGAATCTCGCCGGCGTCGAGCGCGCCCTCGCCGTCCAGGAGCGCGACGCCGAGTAG
- a CDS encoding globin, with amino-acid sequence MTTPLSFYDEVGGEPTFRRLVSVFYREVAADPVLKPMYPEEDLGPAEERLALFLMQYWGGPTTYSEQRGHPRLRMRHMPFPVDADARDRWLRCMRTAVDELQLPPLHEATLWDYLSRAASAMVNTMSASPAGSRPQLPLHPDAPR; translated from the coding sequence GTGACCACTCCCCTCAGCTTCTACGACGAGGTCGGCGGCGAGCCGACGTTCCGCCGCCTCGTGTCGGTGTTCTACCGCGAGGTCGCGGCCGACCCGGTGCTCAAGCCGATGTACCCCGAGGAGGACCTCGGCCCTGCCGAGGAGCGCCTCGCGCTCTTCCTCATGCAGTACTGGGGCGGCCCGACGACGTACAGCGAGCAGCGCGGGCATCCGCGTCTGCGGATGCGGCACATGCCGTTCCCCGTCGACGCCGACGCGCGCGACCGATGGCTGCGCTGCATGCGCACGGCCGTCGACGAGCTGCAGCTCCCCCCGCTGCACGAGGCGACGCTGTGGGACTACCTCTCGCGCGCCGCCTCTGCCATGGTCAACACGATGTCCGCGAGCCCGGCCGGCTCGCGCCCGCAGCTGCCGCTGCATCCCGACGCACCCCGCTGA
- a CDS encoding acyl-CoA thioesterase II, translating into MTDNADPVDALLNVLDLRDAGARTSEDIFTAVSQPMPTGRIYGGQVLAQALIAASRTMPDDRRAHSMHGYFLRPGDASQPVTFGVDRIHDGRSFSTRRTQGYQSGVPIFSAIASFQTSDPGLDHQEPMPDVAPPGDLPDPAAGPAAQHPMTRRLLAERPVDIRWDPSPIYFDVERPAPRQAVWMRARRRLPDDPLLHRAVLAYLSDLTIQESILRAHGVAWSRPGLKVASLDHAMWWHRDARVDDWLLYVQESPSARGGRGLATGRIYTREGVLAASVAQEITVRVPQD; encoded by the coding sequence GTGACGGACAACGCCGATCCGGTGGATGCACTGCTGAACGTGCTGGATCTGCGGGATGCCGGCGCCCGCACGAGCGAGGACATCTTCACCGCGGTGTCGCAGCCGATGCCCACGGGGCGCATCTACGGCGGCCAGGTGCTCGCGCAGGCTCTGATCGCGGCCTCGCGAACGATGCCCGACGACCGCCGGGCGCACTCGATGCACGGCTACTTCCTCCGGCCGGGCGACGCGTCCCAGCCCGTCACGTTCGGCGTCGACCGCATCCACGACGGTCGGTCCTTCTCCACGCGGCGCACCCAGGGCTACCAGTCCGGTGTGCCCATCTTCTCCGCCATCGCGTCGTTCCAGACCTCGGACCCGGGCCTGGACCACCAGGAGCCGATGCCCGATGTCGCCCCGCCCGGGGATCTCCCCGATCCCGCCGCCGGGCCGGCGGCGCAGCATCCGATGACGCGGCGGCTGCTCGCCGAGCGTCCCGTGGACATCCGCTGGGATCCGTCGCCGATCTACTTCGACGTCGAGCGGCCCGCACCGCGGCAGGCGGTGTGGATGCGCGCCCGCCGGCGGCTCCCCGACGACCCGCTCCTGCACCGCGCCGTGCTGGCCTACCTCAGCGACCTGACCATCCAGGAGTCGATCCTGCGCGCGCACGGCGTCGCGTGGTCGCGCCCGGGGCTGAAGGTCGCGAGCCTCGACCACGCGATGTGGTGGCACCGCGACGCCCGCGTGGACGACTGGCTGCTGTACGTGCAGGAGTCCCCGAGCGCCCGCGGCGGCCGCGGCCTGGCCACGGGGCGGATCTACACGCGCGAAGGCGTGCTCGCCGCCAGCGTCGCGCAGGAGATCACCGTCCGCGTGCCGCAGGACTGA